In a single window of the Caloenas nicobarica isolate bCalNic1 chromosome 8, bCalNic1.hap1, whole genome shotgun sequence genome:
- the ADIPOQ gene encoding adiponectin encodes MMSGPASFLLCSLLLVAPHCTEVATQEVQPDPKTPCANWMGGAPGYPGHNGLPGRDGKDGKDGLKGEKGEEGPQGPKGDQGEMGVPGREGPRGFPGYPGQKGEKGEGSFVYRSAFSVGLTERAPHPNVPIRFSKIFYNEQNHYDASTGKFLCSIPGTYYFAYHLTVYLTDVKVSLYKKDKAVIFTYDQFQKNNVDQASGSVLLHLSSGDEVWLQVYGEGDNNGVYADNINDSTFMGFLLYPDLDVH; translated from the exons ATGATGAGTGGCCCAGCAAGCTTCCTCCTTTGCTcgctgctgctggtggccccCCATTGCACAGAGGTGGCCACCCAGGAGGTCCAGCCCGACCCCAAAACGCCGTGTGCCAACTGGATGGGAGGAGCACCTGGCTATCCCGGCCACAACGGGCTCCCCGGCAGGGACGGGAAAGATGGAAAAGACGGactaaaaggagaaaaaggagaggaag GTCCGCAAGGTCCCAAAGGCGACCAAGGCGAAATGGGAGTCCCGGGACGGGAAGGGCCGAGGGGATTTCCCGGATACCCAGGGCAGAAAGGGGAGAAGGGTGAAGGCAGCTTTGTCTACCGCTCCGCCTTCAGCGTGGGGCTGACGGAGCGAGCCCCccaccccaatgtccccatccGCTTCAGCAAGATCTTCTACAATGAGCAGAACCACTATGACGCCAGCACCGGCAAgttcctctgcagcatccctggcacGTACTACTTCGCCTACCACCTGACGGTCTACCTGACGGACGTCAAGGTTAGCCTCTACAAGAAGGACAAGGCGGTGATCTTCACCTATGACCAGTTTCAGAAGAACAACGTTGACCAAGCAAGTGGCTCCGTCTTGCTCCACCTCAGCTCTGGGGATGAGGTCTGGCTGCAGGTGTACGGGGAGGGAGACAACAACGGCGTCTACGCCGACAACATCAATGATTCCACTTTCATGGGCTTCCTTCTGTACCCAGACCTGGATGTCCATTAG